The following are encoded together in the Trichomycterus rosablanca isolate fTriRos1 chromosome 19, fTriRos1.hap1, whole genome shotgun sequence genome:
- the cbx5 gene encoding chromobox protein homolog 5 has translation MGKKNQNREDDESGSSEEEYVVEKVLDRRVVKGRVEYFLKWKGFSEKHNTWEPEKNLDCPDLIAEFMKTYKKASSTTSTPSSAAKSSSTSVARSKDSSSKRRNSDEEEEGGSKQKRKKEEEILVARGFERGLEPEKIIGATDSCGDLMFLMKWKDSDEADLVLAKEANHKCPQIVIAFYEERLTWHEDGEKREKGAAAV, from the exons ATGGGAAAGAAGAACCAGAACCGTGAAGATGACGAGTCTGGATCCTCTGAAGAAGAATATGTGGTGGAGAAGGTCTTGGACAGGAGGGTTGTTAAGGGCCGTGTGGAGtattttttgaaatggaaaGGTTTTTCAGA AAAACATAACACATGGGAGCCAGAAAAGAACCTAGACTGCCCAGATCTCATTGCCGAGTTTATGAAGACGTACAAGAAAGCAAGCAGCACTACCAGCACACCAAGCAGCGCGGCCAAATCATCCAGCACATCCGTTGCCCGCTCCAAAGACAGCAGCAGCAAAAGGCGAAACTCTGACGAAGAGGAGGAGGGTGGCAGCAAGCAGAAGCGGAAAAAAGAG GAAGAGATCCTTGTCGCTAGAGGCTTTGAGAGAGGCCTGGAGCCAGAGAAGATCATTGGAGCGACAGACTCTTGTGGAGATCTAATGTTCTTAATGAAGTG GAAGGACTCGGACGAAGCAGATCTTGTGCTTGCAAAAGAGGCCAATCACAAATGCCCGCAGATCGTCATTGCCTTTTACGAGGAGCGTCTTACTTGGCACGAGGACGGAGAGAAGAGGGAGAAGGGTGCTGCAGCTGTGTAA
- the LOC134333167 gene encoding heterogeneous nuclear ribonucleoprotein A1-like, whose translation MSKDSQSREPEQLRKLFIGGLSFETTDDSLRSYFEQWGTLTDCVVMRDPNSKRSRGFGFVTYSCVEEVNAAMEARPHKVDGRLVEPKRAVSREDSNKPFAHTTVKKIFVGGIKEDTEEEHLREYFEPFGKIEAVEIMVDRGSGKKRGFAFVTFDDHDTVDRIVIQKYHTLNGHNSEVRKALSKQEMQNSSSNIRGRGGGGGNFGGRFGNDGYNDVGGRDGYGGGRGGRGGGGYGGGDTFNNGFGGDGGYGGGGQGYGGNRGYGGGGGGGPGYGNQGGGGYGGGGSGYGGGGYDNYNNGGGSFGSSGGGGGNFGGGGNSGGGNYSDFGNYNNQSSNYGPMKGNFAGGGGAGGGGRNSGGPYGSGYGGSSGGGAAGYGGGTGSGGGYGGGYGGSSGGGRRF comes from the exons ATGTCGAAAGAT AGCCAGTCCCGTGAACCGGAGCAGCTCCGGAAGCTGTTTATTGGAGGCCTCAGCTTCGAGACAACAGACGACAGTCTGCGCTCCTATTTTGAACAATGGggaaccttaacagactgtgTG GTTATGAGGGACCCGAACTCCAAGCGCTCCAGAGGCTTTGGTTTTGTCACATATTCCTGTGtggaagaagttaatgctgccATGGAAGCACGTCCTCACAAAGTTGATGGTCGGCTTGTCGAGCCCAAGAGAGCTGTGTCCAGAGAG GATTCCAACAAACCGTTTGCCCATACAACAGTGAAAAAGATTTTTGTGGGAGGCATCAAGGAGGATACGGAGGAAGAGCATCTGCGAGAATACTTTGAGCCTTTTGGGAAAATTGAAGCTGTTGAAATAATGGTTGATCGTGGCTCTGGAAAAAAGAGAGGCTTTGCCTTTGTAACGTTTGATGACCATGATACTGTGGACCGTATTGTCA ttcAAAAGTACCACACACTTAATGGCCACAACTCAGAAGTGAGGAAGGCGCTGTCCAAGCAAGAGATGCAGAACTCTTCATCGAACATAAGGG GTCGTGGGGGCGGTGGTGGAAATTTTGGTGGCCGATTTGGCAATGATGGTTACAATGACGTTGGTGGCCGTGATGGATATGGTGGTGGACGAG GAGGCAGAGGTGGTGGGGGATATGGAGGCGGTGATACCTTTAACAATGGATTTGGAGGTGATG GTGGCTATGGAGGTGGTGGCCAAGGTTATGGTGGAAACCGTGggtatggtggtggtggtggaggaggCCCAGGGTATGGCAACCAAGGTGGCGGAGGATATGGTGGTGGCGGCAGCGGCTATGGTGGCGGCGGCTATGACAACTACAACAACGGAGGTGGAAGCTTcggtagtagtggtggtggtggtg GTAACTTCGGAGGAGGTGGCAACAGCGGTGGTGGAAACTACAGTGACTTCGGCAATTATAATAACCAGTCATCCAATTATGGCCCCATGAAAGGAAACTTTGCTGGTGGTGGTGGCGCCGGCGGCGGTGGCAGGAACAGTGGTGGCCCATATGGCT CTGGATATGGTGGTAGCTCAGGAGGTGGTGCTGCAGGCTATGGCGGTGGAACTGGATCTGGAGGTGGATATGGTGGAGGATATGGCGGCAGTTCTGGAGGTGGCAGACGATTTTAA